A stretch of Besnoitia besnoiti strain Bb-Ger1 chromosome III, whole genome shotgun sequence DNA encodes these proteins:
- a CDS encoding actin depolymerizing factor ADF (encoded by transcript BESB_047660), with the protein MASGMGVDENCVSRFNELKIRKTLKWIVYKIDSTKIVVEKEGKGDASEFKSALPKDDCRFGVYDCGNKIQFVLWCPDNAPVKPRMTYASSKDALLKKLDGATAVALEAHEPSDLDSLS; encoded by the exons ATGGCGTCTGGCATGGGTGTGGACGAGAACTGCGTCTCGCGGTTCAACGAATTGAAGATCCGCAAGACGCTGAAATGGATCGTCTACAAGATCGACAGCACCAAGATCGTTGTCGAGAAGGAAGGAAAGGGCGATGCGTCGGAGTTCAAGTCCGCTCTGCCCAAGGATGACTGCCGCTTCGGCGTGTATGACTGCG GCAACAAGATCCAGTTCGTTCTCTGGTGCCCCGACAACGCTCCCGTCAAGCCGAGAATGACCTACGCCTCTTCCAAGGACGCGCTGCTGAAGAAGTTGGATGGAGCGACTGCTGTCGCGTTGGAAGCCCACGAGCCGAGCGACCTCGACTCCCTTTCGTGA
- a CDS encoding hypothetical protein (encoded by transcript BESB_047670), with protein sequence MRNCLGTRLYGEGPRGLDLTYRDCLKLLVPFGWTVAACCIFAYYCIEPIANSRFPKTIPMYWSLISAFPAFMTALNTFVFHRDAVVQSGLSRVALAELTQVVRLISVIGVFTFITLAVASAIQLAQCRLCTNDSYKENVVWCGVSLAWMVVMAVTTPTARHFSKLIFRHETFQEQAGGLTPTLCCTSSEAPPSLRPVPWGSVGPHHGAAAADGAYVVTTGYPADGGARTLRVAGDHAAEDDYIRAAAGASPGQVVTGKVSSKAESKLDDQGSGST encoded by the exons ATGCGAAACTGCTTGGGAACGCGCCTGTACGGCGAAGGCCCCCGAGGCCTCGATTTAACGTACCGCGACTGCCTCAAGCTACTCGTGCCCTTCGGATGGAcggtcgccgcctgctgcattTTCGCGTACTATTGCATCGAACCCATCGCCAACAGCCG CTTCCCGAAGACCATTCCCATGTACTGGAGCTTGATCTCCGCTTTCCCGGCCTTTATG ACCGCACTCAATACTTTCGTCTTCCACAGGGACGCCGTCGTCCAGTCTGGGCTCTCGCGGGTGGCTCTGGCTGAACTTACGCAAGTCGTGCGGCTGATTTCAGTTATCGGCGTCTTCACGTTCATCACTCTCGCTGTCGCGAGCGCGATCCAACTTGCGCAG TGTCGTCTCTGCACCAACGACAGCTACAAGGAGAACGTGGTTTGGTGTGGTGTGTCGCTGGCGTGGATGGTGGTGATGGCCGTGACGacgccgacagcgaggcaCTTTTCCAAGTTGATCTTCCGCCACGAGACCTTCCAGGAGCAGGCGGGCGGGTTGACGCCGACGCTGTGTTGCACGTCCTCtgaggcgccgccctcgctgcgcccAGTCCCCTGGGGCTCCGTGGGCCCCCaccacggcgccgccgcggcggacggggCGTACGTCGTGACGACAGGCTACCCCGCGGACGGGGGGGCACGGACGCTGCGAGTGGCTGGCGACcacgcagcggaggacgactacattcgcgctgctgccggcgcgtcgcctgggCAAGTCGTGACCGGCAAAGTCTCCTCCAAGGCAGAAAGCAAGCTCGACGACCAGGGATCGGGAAGCACCTGA
- a CDS encoding hypothetical protein (encoded by transcript BESB_047680), whose translation MNREDCGFSRACAAPPGAEAAGVASVHCAPQPRTQQISEGCAATDAGSPDADMFPSKPGTACHLRRTDSTGSLATEVGECDLPFSPQASACSNTQSYASTFCLSPSHDSLPPTSPSAASACLNASGLRRLSPLQPPPRSAGAAGERRPQQLQAASSSLGDPGGLDAQRSPEMAEALLSVDAAHTTAVARPQHPDSGAFLPAVSLGAPEPRNADHAQTQLHAYRACSPPDLFTHSTNVQAAAAAAAAAAAAASAAAAVASVAAGWTAVFERDGSFPGCGSVAVHPARSRACSPSDCVDPERLPEKGSEDRPSDERRDAGVQATPRGRLAGGSGAPHATAPEDEAQTEPLGRDGDATSGVWEDGGSARREGGSSHRRERVQSRGSRACCEEFEIDLEAQDDIEDPSSAQCGPREGSGSATGPLTQSLWADRRGGAWREIPQPALPASSLATGRPLPLLASDDSSQPRLHMQQQRGVCVPNGSAPYGPPEGAGVASLRVRDARRAPLVFLLDTPAETPRAGSPQPRAACKTRNKAQDYLPRAPDWYFDEGCGLPQGVGVHASVANAVGPEHIFSKGSVSLLDAEGCSMRLDGRGAAMTADPQPHHKEQDDRRHTSSSGTDDTTHCFSPPLAAQPQHRSAFGGTPSSEREAHAFALGAWVAGVASLHDFPGRHPARNSPSGRSEPTDSLLSDADDTRGVSSACADGGASLNLFSEGGKRRAADPARWRRGTVARGTSEDAQQIGADATGCTGHGSLQELRALCVDESSGDESDVEGRRAAETGEFAVDVCGRAAREQRRHAWKWRVQARRHRRMDGVRERNTSCRNDSLAHFSGEPTFQGASASQEYRSEVDPAYRELQAWCRKSSFQLKDRSGLYASSSGLERRKNDRSSAGKLRPGSRRRELESGVPEGALDYQRTFLDATKARHELAVKTAATRRLLQQYTLLLRQAETHKETARKYRDESEPLRRTIINLVAVGSKLRALQRTESWKKHIGGAIHDPDADLVSFMANFDSDMNDLTAFDFSEEALAATSRFVAGASASDFDYEKERSFVSRMILRFFRYICCRPDGDGRRSKAILRSLVFYFLLCACAILWLRQVVHD comes from the exons ATGAACAGAGAAGACTGTGGTTtctcgcgggcctgcgcggcgcccccgGGAGCGGAAGCAGCGGGGGTCGCCTCTGTGCACTGTGCTCCTCAGCCACGCACGCAGCAGATTTCTGAAGGCTGCGCTGCGACCGATGCCGGAAGCCCCGACGCAGACATGTTTCCCAGCAAACCCGGCACCGCATGTCATCTCCGCCGGACAGACTCCACAGGCAGCCTGGCGACGGAGGTAGGCGAATGCGACCTGCCTTTTTCGCCGCAAGCTTCCGCCTGTTCGAACACGCAGAGCTACGCCTCGACTTTCTGTCTGTCGCCAAGCCACGACTCGCTGCCCCCGACATCCCCTagtgctgcgtctgcatgtcTCAACGCGTCGGGCCTCCGCAGGCTGTCGCCcctgcagcctccgccgcgttcagcgggcgcggccggcgagaggcgccccCAACAGCTTCAGGCTGCTTCATCGTCTCTCGGAGACCCCGGAGGCCTTGACGCTCAGCGCAGCCCTGAGATGGCGGAAGCTCTGCTCTCGGTTGACGCTGCACATACGACAgccgtcgctcgccctcAGCACCCGGACTCTGGCGCTTTTTTGCCGGCGGTGTCTCTGGGCGCGCCGGAACCGAGGAACGCTGACCACGCTCAGACACAGCTGCATGCCTACAGGGCTTGCTCGCCGCCTGACCTCTTCACCCACTCTACTAACGTccaggccgcagcagccgccgcggcggctgcagcagctgcggcgagtgcggcggccgctgtggCGTCCGTCGCTGCAGGATGGACTGCTGTGTTTGAGCGAGACGGCTCCTTCCCGGGGTGTGGTTCGGTTGCCGTCCATCCGGCCcgttcgcgcgcctgctcgccctcAGACTGCGTCGACCCTGAGCGGCTACCAGAAAAGGGCAGTGAAGACAGACCCAGCGACGAGCGCAGGGACGCGGGCGTTcaagcgacgccgagggggCGGCTCGCCGGGGGAAGCggggcgccgcacgcgaccgcgccagaggacgaggcgcaAACGGAACCGCTCGGTAGAGATGGGGACGCGACGAGCGGCGTGTGGGAagacggaggaagcgcgaggagagaaggaggcagcagccacAGACGCGAGAGGGTTCAGTCACGTGGAAGCCGCGCGTGCTGCGAAGAGTTCGAAATCGacctggaggcgcaggacgaCATCGAGGATCCGTCCTCGGCGCAGTGTGGACCTCGAGAAGGCTCCGGTTCGGCGACCGGGCCTCTCACGCAGAGCTTGTGGGCGGATCGCCGTGGTGGGGCCTGGCGAGAGATTCCGCAGCCGGCTCTGCCTGCCTCGAGTCTCGCGACAggccgcccgctgccgctgcttgcCTCCGACGATTCTTCGCAGCCCAGACTGCACATGCAGCAACAGCGGGGTGTTTGCGTACCTAACGGAAGTGCGCCGTACGGCCCCCCCGAGGGCGCTGGGGTGGCGTCTCTCCGTGTCCGGGACGCACGCCGGGCTCCACTTGTGTTTCTGTTGGATacgccggcagagacgccgcgcgcagggtcgccgcagccgcgtgcTGCATGCAAGACCCGAAACAAGGCGCAGGACTACCTTCCACGCGCTCCAGATTGGTACTTCGACGAGGGCTGTGGGCTGCCGCAGGGAGTTGGAGTCCACGCGTCTGTCGCGAACGCAGTCGGTCCAGAGCACATATTTTCCAAGGGATCCGTCAGCCTTCTTGACGCGGAAGGATGCAGCATGCGGTTGGACGGGCGCGGTGCCGCGATGACGGCAGATCCGCAGCCTCACCACAAAGAACAGGACGACCGCAGACACACTTCCTCGAGCGGGACCGACGACACAACGCACTGcttttcgcctccgctcgccgcccaACCGCAGCACAGGTCGGCGTTCGGGGGTACGCCTtccagcgagagagaggcgcatgcgTTCGCGCTTGGCGCGTGGGTCGCGGGAGTCGCTTCTCTCCACGACTTTCCGGGCAGACACCCCGCGCGAAACTCGCCGTCTGGGCGGTCCGAGCCGACGGATTCTCTCCTTTCCGACGCGGACGACACGCGGGGGGTATCCTCAGCGTGTGCTGACGGGGGGGCTTCTCTAAACCTTTTTTCAGAGGGAGGGAAAAGACGAGCCGCCGAtccggcgcgctggcgccgaggGACGGTTGCGCGAGGCACGTCGGAGGACGCACAGCAGATTGGCGCTGACGCCACGGGATGCACAGGGCACGGAAGTTTGCAAGAACTGCGGGCGCTTTGCGTGGACGAAAGCAGCGGAGATGAATCTGACGTGGAAGGCCGTCGGGCGGCAGAAACCGGCGAATTCGCGGTAGACGTGTGCGGACGGGCTGCGAGAGAGCAACGAAGGCACGCTTGGAAGTGGAGAGTGCAAGCGCGCCGGCACCGAAGAATGGACGGAGTGAGGGAGCGGAATACGAGTTGCAGGAACGATAGCCTGGCGCACTTTTCTGGCGAACCAACTTTCCAGGGAGCCTCCGCGAGTCAAGAATACAGATCAGAAGTGGACCCAGCGTATCgggagctgcaggcgtggTGCCGCAAGAGTTCGTTTCAACTCAAGGACAGAAGCGGCTTGTACGCGTCGTCCAGCGGACTGGAGAGACGAAAGAACGACAGGAGCAGTGCGGGGAAGCTAAGACctggcagccgcaggcgggagTTAGAGAGTGGTGTACCGGAGGGCGCGCTCGACTATCAGCGAACCTTTTTGGATGCGACCAAGGCGAGACACGAGCTGGCTGTGAAGACAGCTGCGACGAGACGCCTGCTGCAACAGTACACTCTGCTTTTGAGACAGGCGGAGACACACAAAGAAACCGCACGGAAGTACAGAGACGAAAGTGAACCCCTACGGCGCACAATCATCAACCTGGTTGCCGTCGGTTCGAAGCTCAGGGCCTTGCAAAGAACAGA GAGTTGGAAGAAACATATTGGAGGCGCCATCCATGATCCCGACGCGGATCTCGTTTCCTTCATGGCAAATTTCGACTCGGATATGAACGATCTTACAGCTTTCGACTTCTCAGAGGAGGCTTTAGCGGCGACATCTCGCTTCGTGGCTGGGGCGAGTGCATCTGACTTCGATTATGAGAAGGAGCGCTCTTTTGTTTCACGGATGATTCTCCGTTTTTTTCGTTATATCTGCTGCCGTCCAGATGGCGACGGCAGGCGGTCCAAAGCCATTCTTCGTTCACTCGTCTTCTACTTTTTACTTTGCGCGTGTGCCATCCTCTGGCTCAGGCAAGTGGTACACGATTAG